From the Rhodothalassiaceae bacterium genome, one window contains:
- the trpG gene encoding aminodeoxychorismate/anthranilate synthase component II, translating into MLLLVDNYDSFTWNLFHYLEELGAEVVVRRNDAVTVEEALASPVRAIVISPGPGRPEDAGITPALVEAAARARRPLLGVCLGHQAIGHVFGARIVRARRVMHGKTSPVRHEGTGVFAGLPSPFAATRYHSLVIARDRLPDELVITAESEDDGEIMGIAHRDLPLHGVQFHPESIASEHGHRLLANFLKLAGFAPREPAGAPQRVVA; encoded by the coding sequence ATGCTGCTGCTCGTCGACAACTACGACAGCTTCACCTGGAACCTCTTCCACTATCTGGAGGAGCTCGGGGCCGAGGTCGTCGTGCGCCGCAACGATGCCGTGACCGTCGAGGAGGCGCTCGCCTCGCCGGTGCGCGCGATCGTCATCTCCCCCGGCCCGGGGCGACCGGAGGACGCCGGGATCACGCCGGCGCTGGTGGAGGCGGCGGCGCGCGCCCGCCGGCCGCTGCTCGGCGTCTGCCTCGGCCATCAGGCGATCGGCCATGTCTTCGGCGCGCGGATCGTGCGGGCGCGGCGCGTCATGCACGGCAAGACGAGCCCCGTGCGCCACGAGGGGACGGGCGTCTTCGCGGGCCTTCCCTCGCCCTTTGCCGCCACCCGCTACCACAGCCTCGTGATCGCGCGCGACCGCCTGCCGGACGAGCTCGTGATCACCGCCGAAAGCGAGGACGACGGCGAGATCATGGGCATCGCCCACCGCGACCTGCCGCTTCACGGCGTGCAGTTTCATCCCGAATCCATCGCCTCCGAGCACGGCCACCGCCTGCTCGCCAACTTCCTGAAGCTTGCGGGATTCGCGCCGCGCGAGCCGGCGGGTGCGCCGCAGAGGGTCGTGGCATGA